A region of Streptomyces paludis DNA encodes the following proteins:
- a CDS encoding LLM class flavin-dependent oxidoreductase: MRVGAFVLAAQFPGQGPGEALHRAVRTTELAEESGLDAVWLAEHHFVPYGVCPSAVTLAGVLLGRTRHIRVGTAVSVLPNVHPVALGEQAALLHLLSGGRFTLGVGRGGPWVDLEVFGTGLRAYERDFPESLGLLLRWLREPRVSADGDRFVFREVPVVPSPDELLGTGAGGPETIMACTSPRSVKLAAESGLPMLLGMHCGDDEKAEMVALWRAHAREAGRPAAEIAHAAHVSAGVAQIADHRAEAVETLVKAMPGWLRQGLGAHVTVDGRQRPMRDPVGYTELLCGLHPVGPARLAADRLAATAERTGITRFALLVEGSGDLSSTEENVRRLGTDVLPLLV, translated from the coding sequence ATGCGTGTTGGAGCTTTTGTACTGGCCGCCCAGTTCCCGGGCCAGGGACCGGGGGAAGCGCTGCACCGGGCGGTGCGCACCACCGAACTGGCCGAGGAATCCGGGCTCGACGCCGTCTGGCTCGCCGAGCACCATTTCGTGCCGTACGGCGTCTGCCCGTCGGCCGTCACCCTGGCCGGCGTGCTGCTCGGCCGGACCCGCCACATCCGGGTGGGTACGGCGGTCAGCGTGTTGCCGAACGTACATCCGGTGGCGCTCGGCGAACAGGCGGCGCTGCTGCACCTCCTGTCCGGCGGCCGGTTCACGCTCGGCGTGGGCCGCGGCGGACCCTGGGTCGACCTGGAGGTGTTCGGGACGGGCCTGAGGGCCTACGAGCGGGACTTTCCGGAATCCCTCGGCCTGCTCCTGCGCTGGCTCCGCGAGCCGCGCGTCTCGGCCGACGGGGACCGTTTCGTCTTCCGCGAGGTCCCGGTCGTACCGAGCCCGGACGAACTGCTCGGCACGGGCGCCGGCGGCCCCGAGACGATCATGGCCTGTACGTCACCGCGCAGTGTGAAGCTCGCCGCGGAGAGCGGACTGCCGATGCTGCTGGGCATGCACTGCGGCGACGACGAGAAGGCGGAGATGGTCGCCCTGTGGCGCGCCCACGCACGCGAGGCGGGCCGCCCGGCCGCGGAGATCGCGCACGCCGCGCATGTCTCCGCCGGGGTGGCGCAGATCGCCGACCACCGGGCCGAGGCCGTCGAGACCCTGGTCAAGGCGATGCCGGGCTGGCTGCGGCAGGGCCTGGGCGCGCATGTGACGGTCGACGGCCGGCAGCGGCCCATGCGGGACCCCGTCGGCTACACCGAACTCCTCTGCGGCCTGCACCCGGTGGGCCCGGCCCGGCTCGCCGCGGACCGCCTCGCGGCCACCGCCGAACGTACGGGCATCACCCGGTTCGCCCTGCTCGTGGAGGGGTCGGGCGATCTCTCGTCGACCGAGGAGAACGTACGGCGCCTGGGCACCGACGTCCTGCCGCTCCTCGTCTGA
- a CDS encoding ATP/GTP-binding protein, producing MSPRRNRPRGGENPTERAGEAGERYGGFQRSETWQGENWSVRHVAGASAAGKRYRCPGCDQEIPSAQPHVVAWPEYGGVDDRRHWHQACWNAKDRRTSRVQRSRNAPKY from the coding sequence GTGTCCCCGCGTCGTAACCGCCCCCGAGGCGGCGAGAATCCGACCGAGCGTGCCGGTGAGGCGGGGGAGCGGTACGGCGGGTTCCAGCGGTCCGAAACATGGCAGGGCGAGAATTGGTCAGTCCGCCACGTGGCCGGGGCAAGTGCCGCGGGCAAGCGGTACCGCTGCCCGGGGTGCGATCAGGAGATCCCCTCGGCGCAGCCGCATGTGGTGGCGTGGCCCGAGTACGGGGGCGTGGACGACCGGCGCCACTGGCACCAGGCGTGCTGGAACGCGAAGGACCGCCGCACCTCGCGGGTGCAGCGGTCCCGTAACGCGCCGAAGTACTGA
- a CDS encoding ABC transporter permease — MTTPYQQIPAQHPQPPQPPQAPGGGYGYVSPIPARRAHLGDALTSEWTKIRSVRSTMWTLGVMVALMVGIGLLAAWLVALASSYDPETDASGENMLMLGFYGMLLGSMCVITLGALTMTSEFGTGMIRSTLTACPSRGRVLAAKSMVFFGLVFSVSTVTTLVVGALQVAILDGRTPTYGEWFRATAGASFYLATLGLLSLAVGAMVRHSAGAVTTMLGVVLLPLILAIFMFSESLTSIREFLLEYNIPIQMAVFYGMTDAVSGTSSPSAWQPLWILLGVTVVAMAGAYASLHRRDV; from the coding sequence ATGACGACCCCGTACCAGCAGATCCCCGCGCAGCACCCCCAGCCCCCGCAGCCGCCGCAGGCCCCGGGGGGCGGCTACGGATACGTGTCGCCGATCCCGGCGCGGCGGGCGCATCTCGGCGACGCCCTGACCTCCGAGTGGACCAAGATCCGTTCCGTACGCTCCACGATGTGGACGCTCGGCGTCATGGTCGCGCTCATGGTCGGCATCGGGCTGCTGGCCGCCTGGCTGGTCGCCCTCGCGTCGTCGTACGACCCCGAGACCGACGCCAGCGGCGAGAACATGCTGATGCTCGGCTTCTACGGGATGCTGCTCGGCTCGATGTGTGTGATCACGCTCGGGGCCCTGACCATGACCTCCGAGTTCGGCACGGGCATGATCCGCTCGACCCTGACCGCGTGCCCGAGCCGGGGCCGAGTGCTCGCGGCGAAGTCGATGGTCTTCTTCGGGCTGGTCTTCTCCGTGTCGACGGTGACCACCCTGGTCGTGGGCGCGCTCCAGGTCGCCATCCTGGACGGCCGTACGCCCACCTACGGGGAGTGGTTCCGGGCGACCGCCGGCGCGAGCTTCTATCTGGCGACGCTGGGGCTGCTCTCGCTGGCCGTCGGCGCGATGGTGCGGCACTCGGCGGGCGCGGTCACCACGATGCTCGGGGTCGTGCTGCTGCCGCTGATCCTGGCGATCTTCATGTTCTCGGAGTCGCTGACGAGCATCCGCGAGTTCCTGCTCGAATACAACATCCCGATCCAGATGGCCGTGTTCTACGGCATGACCGACGCCGTGTCCGGCACCTCGTCACCGAGCGCCTGGCAGCCGCTGTGGATCCTGCTGGGCGTGACGGTGGTCGCGATGGCGGGCGCGTACGCCTCGCTCCACCGGCGCGACGTGTAG
- a CDS encoding ABC transporter ATP-binding protein: protein MIEAIGLTKRYGAKTAVHNLSFQVRPGHVTGFLGPNGSGKSTTMRMIVGLDRPTEGHVHVGGHPFRQLPNAPRQVGALLDAKAVHGGRSARNHLLSLAQLSGIPATRVDEVLGVVGLQDVAKKRSSGFSLGMGQRLGIAAALLGDPQVLLFDEPVNGLDPEGILWVRNLMRQLASEGRTVFVSSHLMSEMALTADHLIVIGRGQLLADMSVKDFISANSADFARVRTPGTEPEQREKLTSALVEAGGQVLPETDGALRVTGLPLSRISDLAHAADVRLWELSPHQASLEEAYMRMTQSVVDYRSTADELSGFQPPQQGYGPGPQGYVTPVVPEVPTQGWYAPPPPGQNPYATAPAPGPAPAAAAAPVPAPAAAPAPAPASAVPTKSDTDEDAR, encoded by the coding sequence ATGATCGAGGCGATCGGCCTGACGAAGCGCTATGGCGCCAAGACGGCCGTGCACAACCTTTCCTTCCAGGTACGACCCGGACATGTCACCGGGTTCCTGGGCCCCAACGGCTCCGGCAAGTCGACCACGATGCGCATGATCGTCGGGCTGGACCGGCCCACCGAGGGGCATGTGCACGTCGGCGGGCACCCCTTCCGACAGCTGCCCAACGCGCCGCGCCAGGTCGGCGCGCTGCTCGACGCGAAGGCCGTGCACGGCGGTCGCAGCGCGCGCAACCACCTGCTGTCGCTGGCCCAGCTCTCCGGTATCCCGGCCACCCGGGTCGACGAGGTGCTCGGGGTCGTCGGCCTCCAGGACGTCGCCAAGAAGCGCTCCAGCGGCTTCTCGCTGGGCATGGGCCAGCGGCTGGGCATCGCGGCGGCGCTGCTCGGCGACCCGCAGGTGCTGCTCTTCGACGAGCCCGTCAACGGTCTCGACCCCGAGGGCATCCTCTGGGTGCGCAATCTGATGCGGCAGCTGGCGAGCGAGGGCCGGACGGTCTTCGTCTCCTCCCATCTGATGAGCGAGATGGCGCTGACCGCCGACCATCTGATCGTGATCGGCCGCGGCCAGCTGCTGGCCGACATGAGCGTCAAGGACTTCATCTCCGCGAACTCGGCGGACTTCGCCCGGGTCCGTACGCCGGGGACCGAGCCGGAGCAGCGCGAGAAGCTGACATCGGCGCTGGTCGAGGCCGGTGGCCAGGTGCTGCCGGAGACGGACGGCGCGCTGCGGGTCACGGGGCTGCCGCTGTCGCGGATCAGCGATCTGGCGCACGCCGCGGACGTACGGCTCTGGGAGCTGTCCCCGCACCAGGCGTCCCTGGAGGAGGCATACATGCGGATGACGCAGAGCGTTGTGGACTACCGTTCCACCGCCGATGAACTGTCCGGATTTCAGCCCCCGCAGCAGGGTTACGGGCCCGGACCGCAGGGGTACGTGACGCCTGTCGTCCCCGAGGTGCCGACGCAGGGCTGGTACGCCCCGCCGCCGCCCGGACAGAACCCGTACGCCACCGCGCCCGCGCCCGGCCCCGCGCCTGCCGCTGCCGCAGCACCCGTGCCCGCGCCCGCCGCCGCGCCGGCCCCCGCACCCGCCTCCGCCGTACCGACGAAGAGCGACACCGACGAGGACGCCCGATGA
- a CDS encoding ABC transporter permease subunit produces MAASPVPAVLRSEWTKIRTVSSTTWTLISALVVTVALGAALSAVVNAQFGDLGPAERATFDPTYTSFSGMVLGQLAMVVFGVLVVGSEYSSGMIRTSLAAVPRRGVFLFGKVLVAGVLALVTGLVTGFLAFFLGQALLGSHRTGIGEPDVLRAVIGSGLYMALIALFSMGVAAMLRSSMLSLGILMPFFFLVSQILAAVPGTRTVARYFPDQAGRQIMQVVPDALNSTPAPYGPWQGLGIMVLWVAAALLGGYAVLRHRDA; encoded by the coding sequence ATGGCAGCGTCACCGGTACCCGCGGTCCTCCGCTCCGAGTGGACCAAGATCCGTACGGTCTCCTCCACCACCTGGACACTGATCAGCGCCCTCGTGGTGACCGTGGCCCTCGGCGCGGCCCTCTCCGCCGTGGTGAACGCGCAGTTCGGCGATCTGGGCCCGGCGGAACGGGCGACCTTCGACCCCACGTACACCAGCTTCTCCGGGATGGTCCTCGGCCAGCTGGCGATGGTGGTCTTCGGGGTGCTGGTGGTCGGCTCCGAGTACAGCTCGGGCATGATCCGCACCTCGCTGGCCGCCGTACCGCGACGCGGCGTCTTCCTCTTCGGCAAGGTCCTGGTGGCCGGGGTGCTGGCGCTGGTGACCGGGCTGGTGACCGGCTTCCTGGCGTTCTTCCTCGGCCAGGCGCTGCTGGGGAGCCACCGTACGGGCATCGGTGAGCCCGATGTGCTGCGCGCGGTGATCGGCAGCGGTCTCTACATGGCGCTGATCGCGCTCTTCTCGATGGGGGTGGCGGCGATGCTGCGCAGCTCGATGCTGTCGCTGGGCATCCTGATGCCGTTCTTCTTCCTCGTCTCGCAGATCCTGGCGGCCGTCCCCGGCACCAGGACGGTGGCCCGCTACTTCCCCGACCAGGCCGGCCGGCAGATCATGCAGGTGGTCCCGGACGCCCTGAACTCCACCCCGGCCCCGTACGGGCCCTGGCAGGGCCTGGGCATCATGGTGCTCTGGGTCGCGGCGGCGCTGCTCGGCGGCTACGCGGTGCTGCGTCACCGGGACGCCTGA
- a CDS encoding ABC transporter ATP-binding protein produces MIEVEGLTKRFGQKIAVDHLTFQVRPGVVTGFLGPNGAGKSTTMRMMLDLDNPTSGTVRIDGKHYRELPEPLTHMGALLEAKAMHGGRSAYNNLLCLAQSNRIPASRISEVLDVVGLSSVAKRKPKGFSMGMGQRLGIATALLGDPPILMFDEPVNGLDPEGIHWIRNLMKSLAREGRTIFVSSHLMSEMALTADHLIVIGRGRLLANTSMADFIHENSRSFTRLRSPDRERLKDALSEAGHTSVEGTDGTLEIDGAETAELGELAARHGIVLHELSAQRASLEEAFMQMTAETVEYHAQAAPGWESSPAWGTNRPGPQGGQDTQGSRGDQGKGA; encoded by the coding sequence ATGATCGAGGTTGAGGGGCTCACCAAACGCTTCGGCCAGAAGATCGCCGTCGACCACCTCACCTTTCAGGTGAGACCGGGAGTGGTGACGGGCTTTCTGGGACCCAACGGCGCGGGCAAGTCGACCACGATGCGGATGATGCTCGATCTGGACAATCCGACCAGCGGTACGGTCAGGATCGACGGCAAGCACTACCGCGAGCTGCCGGAGCCGCTCACACACATGGGCGCGCTGCTGGAGGCCAAGGCCATGCACGGCGGACGCAGCGCCTACAACAATCTCCTCTGTCTGGCGCAGAGCAACCGCATTCCGGCGAGCCGGATCTCCGAGGTGCTCGATGTGGTCGGGCTCTCCTCGGTGGCGAAGCGGAAGCCGAAGGGCTTCTCGATGGGGATGGGACAGCGGCTCGGTATCGCGACGGCGCTGCTCGGTGATCCACCGATCCTGATGTTCGACGAGCCGGTGAACGGACTGGATCCCGAGGGAATCCACTGGATCCGCAATCTGATGAAATCGCTGGCCCGGGAAGGCCGGACGATCTTCGTCTCCTCTCATCTGATGAGTGAAATGGCCCTGACCGCCGATCACTTGATCGTGATCGGGCGCGGCCGGCTGCTGGCGAACACCTCGATGGCCGACTTCATCCACGAGAATTCCCGCAGTTTCACCCGGCTCCGCTCGCCGGATCGCGAGCGGCTCAAGGACGCGCTGTCCGAAGCGGGCCACACCTCGGTCGAGGGGACGGACGGCACGCTGGAGATCGACGGGGCGGAGACCGCCGAACTGGGCGAGCTGGCGGCCCGGCACGGCATCGTGCTGCACGAGCTGAGCGCCCAGCGCGCCTCGCTCGAAGAGGCGTTCATGCAGATGACGGCGGAGACGGTCGAGTACCACGCACAGGCGGCGCCCGGCTGGGAGTCGTCACCGGCCTGGGGCACGAACCGCCCGGGACCGCAGGGCGGCCAGGACACCCAGGGCAGCCGGGGCGACCAGGGCAAGGGAGCCTGA
- a CDS encoding coiled-coil domain-containing protein: MSDTSSPFGFELVRRGYDRGQVDDRITKLVADRDSALARITALEKRIEELHLETQNAQAQVSDAEPSYAGLGARVEKILRLAEEEAKDLREEARRAAEQHRELAESAAQQVRNDAEAFATDRKAKAEDEGVRIVDKAKGDAATLRSEAQKDAQSKREEADALFEETRAKAAQAAADFETNLAKRREQSERDLASRQAKAEKRLAEIEHRAEQLRLEAEKLRTDAERRARQTVETAQRQSEDIVADANAKADRIRSESERELAALTNRRDSINAQLTNVREMLATLTGAAVAAAGSPVDDEPISRGVPAQQSR, from the coding sequence ATGAGCGACACTTCCTCCCCATTCGGCTTCGAGCTCGTGCGGCGTGGTTACGACCGCGGTCAGGTGGACGACCGCATTACCAAACTCGTCGCCGACCGTGACAGCGCACTGGCCCGCATCACCGCTCTCGAAAAGCGCATCGAGGAACTCCACCTCGAAACGCAGAACGCTCAGGCCCAGGTCAGCGACGCGGAGCCGTCGTACGCCGGGCTCGGCGCCCGCGTCGAGAAGATCCTCCGCCTCGCCGAGGAGGAGGCGAAGGACCTGCGCGAGGAGGCCCGTCGCGCCGCCGAACAGCACCGTGAGCTGGCCGAGTCGGCGGCTCAGCAGGTGCGCAACGACGCCGAGGCGTTCGCCACCGACCGCAAGGCGAAGGCCGAGGACGAGGGCGTCCGTATCGTCGACAAGGCGAAGGGCGACGCCGCTACGCTCCGCTCGGAGGCGCAGAAGGACGCGCAGTCGAAGCGCGAGGAGGCGGACGCGCTCTTCGAGGAGACCCGTGCCAAGGCCGCCCAGGCCGCCGCGGACTTCGAGACGAACCTCGCCAAGCGTCGCGAGCAGTCGGAGCGGGACCTGGCGTCGCGTCAGGCCAAGGCCGAGAAGCGTCTCGCCGAGATCGAGCACCGCGCCGAGCAGCTCCGCCTGGAGGCGGAGAAGCTGCGTACGGACGCGGAGCGCCGGGCCCGGCAGACCGTCGAGACGGCCCAGCGTCAGTCCGAGGACATCGTGGCCGACGCGAACGCCAAGGCCGACCGTATCCGCAGCGAATCGGAGCGCGAGCTGGCGGCGCTCACGAACCGCCGCGACTCGATCAACGCGCAGCTCACCAACGTCCGCGAGATGCTGGCGACGCTGACGGGGGCCGCCGTGGCCGCCGCCGGCAGCCCGGTCGACGACGAGCCGATCTCCCGCGGTGTCCCGGCTCAGCAGTCCCGCTGA
- the scy gene encoding polarized growth protein Scy produces the protein MRGYERQESHRADDDHLSRFEAEMDRLKTAREKAVQHAEDLGYQVEVLRAKLHEARRSLATRPSYDSGDLGYQAEQQLRNAQMQAEQMRADAERELREARAQTQRILQEHAEHQARLQAELHGEAVQRRQRLDQELAERRQTVESHVNENVAWAEQLRARTESQARRLLDESRAEAEQALSAARAEAARIAEEARRRLGSEAEASRGEAEAMLLRARRDAERLLNAAQVQAQEAAGHAEQLRSSTAAESDQARQQAAELSRAAEQRMQQASERLREARAEAEKVVGEAKETAAKRLSGVESQNDQRTRTAKSEIARMVGEATKEAEATRSEAEQVLADARAEGEKLVAEAAEKARTVAAEDTAAQLAKAARTAEEVLTKASDDAQATTRSASEEAERIRREAEAEADRLRGEAAEQADQLKGAAKDDTKEYRAKTVELQEEARRLRGEAEQLRSEAVAEGERIRGEARREAVQKIEESASSAEELLGKARADADELRSGAAAESERVRTEAIERATTLRRQAEEALERARGEAETLRVEGEDLAQTMREASEQAAVEMREETERGIEARKAEAADELTRLHTEAEQRLTAAEEALGEARTESERLRREAAEEAERVRTEATERARALQAAAEEEAQRLRDEAAADASQSRAEAENAAVRMRSEAAAEAERLKTEAQESADRTRSEAASAAERVGTEAAEALAAAQEEAVRRRREAEETLTGARAEADQERERAREQSEELLASARKRVEDAGTEAQRLVSEADYRATELVAAAEQTALQVRDSVAGLHDQAEQEISAQRAAAEMSADRVRGEAQEESDRVRADAFAERERAAEDANRLLVRAQEESDAAQALAERTVNDAIQEAERLRSDTAEYAQRVRTEASDSLASAEQDASRARAEARTDANRIRGEAAAQADRLISEAAGESERMRAEAAETVGAAQQAAERLRTEAARFKAETEAAAERQRNEAQEETDWLLDEARKDAAKRRSDAAEQADQLINKAQEEAINVATEAETQSDRMVAAARKEAGRITGDATVEGNSLVEKARTDADELLLGARRDATAIRERTEELRVRTENEIEQLHERARRETAEQIRTTGDRVDNLLKAAMEQRSDAETKSKELIADANSEASKVRIAAVRKAEGLLKEAELKKADLTRQGEKLRADADLEAKRMVEEGKRELDILVRRREDIQAEISRVQDVLEALESFESPSAAGKDNPVKAGVTAGITRSSGKSSES, from the coding sequence GTGCGGGGCTACGAACGCCAGGAGAGCCACCGAGCTGACGACGACCACCTTTCGCGGTTCGAAGCCGAGATGGACCGGCTGAAGACCGCGCGGGAGAAGGCCGTCCAGCACGCCGAGGACCTCGGTTACCAGGTCGAGGTATTGCGCGCCAAGCTCCACGAGGCGCGCCGCAGTCTGGCGACCCGCCCGTCCTACGACAGCGGCGACCTCGGCTATCAGGCCGAACAGCAGTTGCGCAACGCCCAGATGCAGGCCGAGCAGATGCGCGCCGACGCCGAGCGCGAGCTGCGGGAGGCGCGCGCGCAGACGCAGCGGATCCTCCAGGAGCACGCGGAGCATCAGGCGCGGCTCCAGGCCGAGCTGCACGGGGAGGCCGTCCAGCGGCGCCAGCGGCTCGACCAGGAGCTGGCGGAGCGTCGGCAGACCGTCGAGTCGCATGTCAACGAGAACGTGGCGTGGGCGGAGCAGCTCCGGGCCCGTACGGAGTCCCAGGCGCGGCGGCTGCTCGACGAGTCGCGCGCCGAGGCCGAGCAGGCGCTGTCGGCCGCCCGCGCGGAGGCCGCCCGGATCGCCGAGGAGGCGCGCAGGCGGCTCGGCTCGGAGGCCGAGGCTTCGCGCGGCGAAGCAGAAGCGATGCTGCTGCGGGCCCGCCGGGACGCTGAGCGGCTGCTGAACGCGGCGCAGGTGCAGGCGCAGGAGGCCGCCGGCCATGCCGAGCAGCTGCGTTCGTCGACGGCCGCGGAGTCCGACCAGGCGCGTCAGCAGGCCGCCGAGCTGAGCCGCGCCGCCGAGCAGCGGATGCAGCAGGCGTCGGAGCGGCTGCGCGAGGCGCGCGCCGAGGCCGAGAAGGTCGTCGGGGAGGCGAAGGAGACCGCGGCCAAGCGGCTCTCCGGCGTCGAGTCGCAGAACGACCAGCGCACCCGTACGGCCAAGTCCGAGATCGCCCGGATGGTCGGCGAGGCGACGAAGGAGGCCGAGGCCACCCGGTCCGAGGCCGAGCAGGTGCTCGCCGATGCCCGCGCCGAGGGCGAGAAGCTGGTCGCGGAGGCCGCGGAGAAGGCCCGTACGGTCGCGGCGGAGGACACCGCCGCCCAGCTGGCGAAGGCCGCCCGTACCGCCGAGGAGGTGCTGACCAAGGCGTCCGACGACGCCCAGGCCACCACCAGGTCCGCGAGCGAGGAGGCCGAGCGGATCCGCCGCGAGGCCGAGGCCGAGGCGGACCGGCTGCGCGGCGAGGCCGCCGAGCAGGCCGACCAGCTCAAGGGCGCGGCGAAGGACGACACGAAGGAGTACCGCGCCAAGACCGTCGAGCTTCAGGAGGAGGCCCGCAGGCTGCGGGGCGAGGCCGAGCAGCTGCGCTCCGAGGCGGTCGCCGAGGGCGAGCGGATCCGCGGCGAGGCCCGGCGCGAGGCCGTCCAGAAGATCGAGGAGTCGGCCAGCTCCGCCGAGGAGCTGCTCGGCAAGGCCCGGGCGGACGCCGACGAGCTGCGCTCGGGCGCGGCGGCCGAGAGCGAGCGGGTGCGCACGGAGGCCATCGAGCGCGCGACGACGCTGCGCCGGCAGGCCGAGGAGGCGCTGGAGCGTGCCCGCGGCGAGGCCGAGACGCTGCGGGTCGAGGGCGAGGATCTGGCCCAGACGATGCGGGAGGCGTCCGAGCAGGCCGCCGTCGAGATGCGCGAGGAGACCGAGCGCGGGATCGAGGCCCGCAAGGCCGAGGCGGCCGACGAGCTGACGCGGCTGCACACGGAGGCGGAGCAGCGGCTGACCGCCGCCGAGGAGGCGCTCGGCGAGGCCCGTACGGAGAGCGAGCGGCTGCGCCGGGAGGCCGCCGAGGAGGCCGAGCGGGTACGTACGGAAGCCACCGAGCGGGCCCGCGCGCTCCAGGCTGCGGCCGAGGAGGAGGCGCAGCGGCTGCGTGACGAGGCCGCGGCCGACGCGTCGCAGTCGCGCGCGGAGGCGGAGAACGCCGCGGTCCGGATGCGGTCGGAGGCCGCGGCCGAGGCGGAGCGGCTCAAGACGGAGGCGCAGGAGAGCGCCGACCGCACCCGGTCCGAGGCGGCGTCCGCCGCCGAGCGGGTCGGTACGGAGGCCGCGGAGGCGCTGGCCGCCGCGCAGGAGGAGGCCGTACGCCGCCGCCGCGAGGCGGAGGAGACGCTGACCGGCGCCCGTGCGGAGGCCGACCAGGAGCGCGAGCGCGCCCGCGAGCAGAGCGAGGAGCTGCTGGCGTCGGCCCGTAAACGGGTCGAGGACGCGGGGACCGAGGCGCAGCGTCTGGTCTCCGAGGCGGACTACCGGGCGACCGAGCTGGTGGCGGCGGCCGAGCAGACCGCCCTTCAGGTACGGGATTCGGTCGCCGGGCTGCACGACCAGGCCGAGCAGGAGATCAGCGCGCAGCGGGCCGCCGCCGAGATGTCGGCGGACCGGGTGCGGGGCGAGGCGCAGGAGGAGTCCGACCGGGTACGGGCGGACGCGTTCGCCGAGCGGGAGCGGGCCGCCGAGGACGCGAACCGGCTGCTGGTACGTGCCCAGGAGGAGTCGGACGCGGCGCAGGCGCTGGCCGAACGGACCGTCAACGACGCGATCCAGGAGGCGGAGCGGCTGCGCTCCGACACCGCGGAGTACGCGCAGCGGGTACGGACGGAGGCGTCGGACTCGCTGGCCTCGGCCGAGCAGGACGCGTCCCGGGCCCGTGCGGAGGCCCGTACGGACGCGAACCGGATCCGGGGCGAGGCGGCGGCGCAGGCCGACCGGCTCATCTCGGAGGCCGCGGGCGAGTCCGAGCGGATGCGGGCGGAGGCCGCCGAGACGGTGGGCGCCGCGCAGCAGGCCGCGGAGCGGCTGCGGACGGAGGCCGCGCGGTTCAAGGCGGAGACGGAGGCGGCGGCCGAGCGGCAGCGCAACGAGGCCCAGGAGGAGACGGACTGGCTGCTCGACGAGGCGCGCAAGGACGCGGCCAAGCGCCGTTCCGACGCGGCCGAGCAGGCCGACCAGCTCATCAACAAGGCCCAGGAGGAGGCGATCAACGTCGCCACCGAGGCCGAGACGCAGTCCGACCGGATGGTGGCGGCGGCCCGCAAGGAGGCCGGCCGGATCACCGGGGACGCGACGGTGGAGGGCAACTCCCTGGTGGAGAAGGCCCGTACGGACGCGGACGAGCTGCTGCTGGGGGCCCGCCGCGACGCGACGGCCATACGGGAGCGGACCGAGGAACTGCGGGTCCGCACCGAGAACGAGATCGAGCAGCTGCACGAGCGGGCCCGGCGCGAGACGGCCGAGCAGATCAGGACGACGGGCGACCGTGTCGACAATCTGCTCAAGGCGGCCATGGAGCAGCGGTCGGACGCCGAGACGAAGTCCAAGGAGCTGATCGCCGACGCCAATTCGGAGGCGAGCAAGGTCCGTATCGCCGCGGTGCGCAAGGCGGAGGGGCTGCTCAAGGAAGCCGAGCTGAAGAAGGCCGATCTCACGCGGCAGGGCGAGAAGTTGCGCGCCGATGCCGATCTTGAGGCGAAACGGATGGTCGAGGAGGGCAAGCGCGAACTCGACATCCTGGTGCGCAGACGGGAGGACATCCAGGCCGAGATTTCCCGTGTCCAGGACGTACTGGAGGCGTTGGAGTCGTTCGAATCGCCGTCAGCAGCGGGGAAGGACAACCCCGTCAAGGCGGGCGTCACGGCTGGAATCACCCGTTCGAGTGGCAAGTCTTCCGAGAGTTAG
- the mce gene encoding methylmalonyl-CoA epimerase, with the protein MLTRIDHIGIACFDLDATVEFYRATYGFEVFHTEVNEEQGVREAMLKINETSDGGASYLQLLESVREDSAVGKWLAKNGEGVHHIAFGTADVDGDAQAVREKGVRVLYDQPRTGSMGSRITFLHPKDCHGVLTELVTSRPEH; encoded by the coding sequence ATGCTGACGCGAATCGACCACATCGGAATCGCCTGCTTCGACCTCGACGCGACCGTCGAGTTCTACCGGGCCACCTACGGCTTCGAGGTCTTCCACACCGAGGTCAACGAGGAACAGGGGGTGCGCGAGGCCATGCTGAAGATCAACGAGACGTCGGACGGCGGGGCTTCGTACCTCCAGCTCCTCGAATCCGTACGGGAGGATTCGGCCGTCGGGAAGTGGCTGGCGAAGAACGGCGAGGGAGTTCATCACATCGCGTTCGGGACGGCGGACGTGGACGGGGACGCCCAGGCGGTGCGCGAGAAGGGCGTGCGGGTACTGTACGACCAGCCGCGGACCGGGTCGATGGGCTCCCGCATCACCTTCCTGCACCCCAAGGACTGCCACGGCGTACTGACAGAACTCGTCACCTCCCGCCCAGAGCACTGA